From the genome of Tenericutes bacterium MZ-XQ:
TATGTGGTTGAATGGGTTCCAGTGATTATCATCATTGTGATGGCCCCGGATATCAGAAGAGCACTTGAAATTGTGTGGAAAAATGAGCGTGTTAGAGAAGATTTTGAGATGGGTTCTGAAAGAACAAAACAACACATCATTGATGCTGTCATGGTTTTAGCCTCTCAAAAAATTGGAGCTCTCATTACAATTGAAAAACATAACACTTTAGACCAATATGCTGAACGAGCTATTATGATGAACAGTGATGTTTCTAAAGAGGTGTTAATTAATATTTTCACACCGAACACACCACTTCATGATGGAGCAGTTATTGTTAGGGGAGACCAAATCTTATGTGCAGGTGCATATTTTGTTTTATCAGATAATCAAAATTACGATAAAACAATGGGTTCAAGACATCGCGCAGGTTTAGGAATCAGTGAAATCACAGATAGTTTAACGATATTAGTATCAGAGGAAACTGGAAATATATCAGTAGCAATTGAGGGTATTTTGCTTAAAATGAATGATCGCGAAAAACTATTAGAATACCTCAATATGTTCATGAAGTAGGAGGTTCAAATGAAAAAAATATTAGAATTTTTTATCGAACCATTTAAAGTCATCTCAAGAAGAAGTATATCTGAAAATGTTAGTAAGTATTTTAATAGACATAAAGTATTATACGCATTCGTATCGCTAGCAATTGCGGTATTGATTGTTTTATTTATGTATTCAGGCGGTATTTAATATGTTATTGCAACACCCAATTTATCCACTCATTATATCTATTTTCACCTTAGTGCTTGTCATTATGCAAAGTATTCAAAGTGAGAAGGTATTAAAAAACAGATTAATCATTTCGTTTTTAAACATCACCATCACAGTGATGGTTTTTGTTGTATATCATTCAATCATTTTAGAAAACCAACTTTATGAAGAAATCTATATTGTCTATAACTTTTACATCTACTTTATATTCTTAGTGGTTTTATATTTTGCATTTAAGACTTCAACTCTAAAGGCAAATCACTATCAGTTGTTTGTTAAGTCAATTAAAAACAGTAGATGGAATGCATATTATGTCGTTGATAAAAAAGAAAGAATAAAAGATATTTCTCAAAGTTTACTTCAGGAACTTGGTATGGATAAAGAAGATTTAATAGGTAAAAAACTATTTTCGATTTTTAATAAAACCATCAGATTTACAAAACTTAATGGATTAGATATTAATAATAGACAACTTGAAAACTTCTATTTAAACTATAGAGAAACTGCTAAGCCTAACGATCAAGAAGTTCAAGAATTACAGTTTTTAAATGAATCGGGACAACCGGTTTTATTACACTTAGTCATGCAGCCCGTGTTCTCTCTTGGTAAATACAAAGGTAGAATATGTGTTGGCGAAAAGAAGACAGATTTTGATTTATTAGCTGTTGAAAAAGAACTTAACGAAAGAAATACTGAATTAGAAAGCATTAGACATAAGTTTATTGCAACGCTAGAACTAAGTGAAGAAGGCTTGTTTTATATTGATCTTGATGAGCGCACCATTTGGGCATCTGACAGTTTAGTTAAAACTCTAAACCTTCCAAGCAATTTACTAGACTTGACAGATTTTAGAAGATTAATTGAAGCTGAAGATTTAAAGAAGTATTTGGCTATATTAGGCGATTTAACAATCAATAAAACTCAATACCAGACATCATATAGAATCAAAGTCAATGGGCGTTATGTTTGGTTTAGAGAAAAAGGGAAGCGTTTGTTTGAAGATACACATAGTGCAATCATCATGGGTACACTCAATCCGATGCAAACCAAACATTTTCAATCTAGTCATATCGATGTTCTTGATTTACTTAAAGATAAAAATGAGTTTATTGCACACATGCATCAACTCTTTAATGATAATAGATATTTCCAACTCGTCGTCTTTAGACTTCAAAATATCCCAAAGATTAATGAAGATCACGGTAGAGAAGTTGGGAATATGCTCATGGCCGAATACATCAAAAAAATGAAGTCATCGTTTATTTCTGAATCTGGTGATTTGTTTAGAATCACCGGAATAGAGTTTGCGATGACAATTACTGACCCAAGAAAAATGGAAGTTCTTTCTAATGGCATTAAGTCGAATCCAACATTCTTAAATCTTAACATGCAATATGGGTCTATATCCGAAACACTTGAAGTGTTCTCAGGTATTGCCATAGGTGGTAGTGATGCACATGATGAACACCAATTGTATCAAGCAGCATACCAAGCTTTAAAAATATCTTTAAACCCACAATTCTCGTCTCATGGCTGTTATTATAAGGACATTGTTTCATGACAAAAGATGAGATTAGAAGACTCATGATAGATTTAAGATTAAAGCAAACACCTAAAGAAAAGAAGCAAAGAGATCAGGATTTGTTAAATCAAATTAGAAATCATCCTTATTACAATGAAGCCCAAACAGTTACAATATTTTATCCGATGAAAGGCGAAATCGGATTATTAGATTTATTAAAGGATGATAAAACATTCCTATTCCCTAGAGTTCATGGTGAGCAAATGGACTTTTATCCATATCATAAGTTTATGGTATTTCATAAAAGTGCTTTTGGTGTGATGGAACCTAGCATTCAAGAAGATAAACATGAGGGTGACTATGACTTAGTTATCGTTCCAGCACTTGCAATTTCTAAAGAAAAAGATAGAATAGGTTATGGCAAAGGTTTTTACGATCGATTTATTTTAAACCATAATGTTAAACATACACTTGGAGTCATCTATGATTTTCAAGAATTAGATCACATTGATGTTTCATCATTTGATCAAAAATTAGATGATTACCTAAAGGGGTCTTTATGAATACAGCATTAATAGTTGCTGCTGGTACAGGCAGCAGATCGCAACTCAAAGAATCAAAGATTTTATACAAAATAAATAATAAACCCATTTTCATGTACAGTATTGAAGCATTCCAATCCTTAGGCTATCACATTTGTTTAGTCGTATCAAAGGGGGATCTTAGCGAAATCATGGATTATGTGGATCCTACAGTCAAAGTTGTCATTGGCGGAAAAACAAGAAGTGAGAGTGTTCAAAAAGGACTCAAAGAAGTAACCACACCTTATGTATTCATCCACGATGCAGCTAGACCTTTGATTACAACCAAAGCAATCACAGAGGTTGAGAAAGCTTTGCAAATGCATGATGCAGTAGTTTTATGTGAACCAGTGATATCAGCTTTAAAATATTATGAAAAAAATACGTTAAAAACAGTGGATCGTCAAAAACATATTATGACGCAAACACCACAAGCGTTTTTAACAGAGAAAATAAGATATGCTTATATTAGAAATGAAGAAGCATTTGATGATGACATTAGCTTATATCAAGCGTTTTATCCAGATATGAATGTCCATGTGATTATGAATGATGAACCAAATCCTAAATTAACATATCCAATTGATTTTGAACAAACAAAAATATTATTAGAAGGTGAAGCAGATATGCGAGTTGGTCATAGTTTTGATCTTCATCAATTGAAAACGGGTAGAAAACTCATCCTTGGTGGCATCGAGATCGAGCATGAAAAAGGACTTGATGGACATAGCGATGCAGATGTATTATTACATGCAATTGCTGAATCCATATTGGGTGCACTTGCGTTAGGTGATCTTGGAAAACATTTCCCAGATACCGATGAAACTTATAAAGACATGTCATCGATGGATATATTAAAACAGGTTTATCAAAAAATGAAGAGCATGGGATATAAAGTAAACAATATAGATGCAACTATTTATGCACAAAAACCTAAGTTAGCACCGTATATTGAGCACATGAGAACTAACATATCAAAAACGATTGATATAGATATGAAAGACATAAGCATTAAAGCAACTACATATGAAAAAATGGATGCCATTGGGCAAGAAAAAGCAATGGCAGCTGAGTCAGTAGTACTTTTAAAGAAGGGGTAATTTATGATTATAGAAACAGATTTTGGGAATTTCGAGTTAATCAAAGACTATAGAGAAGCTTTTGATCTACAATTGTTCATAGAAAAATATGTGGATGTTGCATTTGATAGATATACGTATCTTGTAGGAGATATGTCTTCTGAAAAACTTAGAATTAAAGGATTTAATTCAGATCCTAAAAGTCCAAATGGGTTTAAAAGAATACCGGATTATTTAAGCGAATCTTGTAATTTTAATTGTGGATACTATATTTTAAAACGCATAAAAAATAATGATTAATATATCATTTGAAAGTTAAAACTTATTGTTATATACTTATAGTGTAAAAAGAGGTGAAAAATATGGATGAAACAACAAAACAAGTTCACGAATTAATTCATAAAGTAAGACCGTACTTACAGCGTGATGGTGGAGACATTGAAATCATAAACGTTGAAGATGGCATTGTATATGTAAAAATGATGGGTGCATGCGATGGGTGTGTCGCACTTGATGTCACATTAAAACAAGGTATTGAAACTATGTTATTAGAAAATGTGCCTGGAATTATTGCAGTTGTTACTGTTGATTAACATATAGGCGGTCTTTTGACCGTCTTTTTCATTAAACTAATTAAAAACGGAGATGATGTAATGAGAAAAGTTGGATTGGTAGTTGACTCTACATTTGGATTAGAAGAAAAATTCGTAAAAACAGAAAATATTATTGTAGTTCCTTTAAAGGTGATGATTGATAACCAGGAATATGTTGATGGGAAGATAGATCCTGAGATTGTTGTCAAAGCGATGCAAGACAAAAAACAAGTTAAGACATCGCAACCTTCACCAGATTTGTTTAAAGCTGCATATGAAAAACAGTTAGAGACATATGATGAAGTACTTTGTTTAACTTTATCCAAAACATTAAGTGGAACAATCAATAGTGCGAATTTAGCTAAAACGATACTCGAACATCCAAAAGTGGTTGTTGTAGATACTGAATCTACAATCAATGGTTCAGGATATTTAGCTGAAAAAATAGTTGCATATTTAAATGAAGGTCATACAGCTAGTGAAGCAGTAAGTTATTTAGACCAATTAAAAGATCAAGGTTCGCTCATATTTACTGTTGATAATTTACAAACGCTGCATCTAAACGGAAGACTAGGTAAAATGTCAGCTTTTATTGGTAACATCTTAAAAATCAAACCAATTTTAAGATTCAAACGTGGCATTTTAGATGTAGAGCATAAAGTAAGAAGTTTCAATAACGTTATTCTTTATTTAAAAAAACAAGTTGAAACGATGTTAGAATTTGGTAAAGATGTCGTTGTTAGAATTGCTTATGTAGATAGAGCTACAGAAGCTAAAGAACTTGAACATGAGCTCTTTCAATTAGGTGAAAAAGTCCATGTTAAGTTAACGGGGATTATTTCACCCGTCATATCAGCGCATGTTGGTCTTGGTGGATTAGGTATTTATTTATCTTATGAAGAGTAGACTCAAGATGAGTCTATTTCTTTAGGTGAGCATATGAGAAAATTAGTCAATATATTGAAAAAAATAGTATTAATAGGGGCAGCAATTTTCATTGTTGTTTTTATAGGCTTATGGATTTACTCAATGGACTCATATGATCCATTAGAAGAAATGTATCAAACGATAGAAGATATGGTTTCTCCGTATGAAAGAATAGAAGATTTCGATGAAATTAAATACAAAGTCAATCAACCAACAAAACATATATTAATTATTCCTGGTGGAAAAGTTGAACCAGAAAGTTACGAATATCTAGCAACTTTATTAGCAATGAATAGTCATGATGTTACGATTGTAAAACCACTATTTAATTTAGCAATTTTAACGCCAAATTATTTTGATAGATTTCTATCAAGTTCTATTGATAATGTTGTGATCGGACATTCTTTAGGCGGCACTGTTGGATCGATGATTAGTAGCACAAATACATTAGTATCTCATGTCGTATTTCTTGCCAGTTATCCAATACAAGATGTAAGTAATAAAAAGGTTTTAGTAATCACTGCAGAAAATGATCTGATTCTAGATGAATCAAAAATCGAAGATAATCATGCATATCTTCCAGAAAACTATAGAAATATAACAATAGCTGGAGGAAATCACGCTCAATTTGGATGGTACGGAGAGCAAAAGGGTGATGGACAAGCGACTATCAGCGCAAAGACACAACAAGACACCATCATCACAGAAATCATTTCATTTATGAACACATAATATAAAAACACTTCCATAATGAATATTTTTGCGTAATGATTAAAAAAAATATGAAATATGATATAATGACAACGAGGTTTTTGATATGAAAATAAATGATGTTATCGTCTGTAAAATCACAGGCATACAGCCTTACGGAGTATTTGTTTCATACGATGATTATGTTGGTTTAATTCATATCTCTGAAATATCTGATCAATATGTACAATCCATAGAAGACATGTTGTGTGTTGGAGATGAAATTGAAGCATCAGTTTTAGAAATCGATAATGAGCAAAAACGTTTAAAACTCAGTTATAAAAAGGCTAATCCTATTCATCCAAGAATACAAAAAATGGTAAAAATTACAATCGGATTCCAATCACTATACAAAGCGTTACCGTTTTGGATAGAAAAAACAAAGAAATAGAGGTGTTATATATGGCACATGTAGATATCGTGCTTAATGATGCACGCTCATTTTTGAGCGAGCAACCAGAACAATTACAAGAAAAAGTTAATGAGATTCATAAAATGATTCACAACAAAACAGGTTTAGGAAATGAATTTTTAGGGTGGTTAGACCTCCCTTCAAATTACGATAAGGATGAGTTCAAACGCGTTTTAGAAGCTGCAGAACGCATTAGAGAAACAAGTGAAGTTTTAGTCGTCATCGGTATTGGTGGATCTTATTTAGGTGCTAAAGCTGGCCTTGAGTTTTTAAAAGTTCCATTTGAAGAAAAGACCCTAGAAATCGTTTTTGCAGGACATCATATGTCAGGAAGTTATTTAAAACATTTAACCAATTACTTAAAAGATAAATCATTTAGTATCAATGTGATTTCAAAATCAGGAACAACTACAGAACCTGCGATTGCGTTTAGAGTATTAAAAGATTTACTCATTGAAAAAGTGGGAGAAGCAGAAGCTAAAACAAGAATTTACGCAACTACTGATAAACAAAGAGGTGCTTTATATACATTAAGTAAAGCTGAAGGATATGAAATGTTTATTATTCCTGATGATGTTGGTGGAAGATTTAGTGTACTTACACCTGTTGGGTTATTGCCACTCGCTGCAGACGGTTTAGATGTTAAATCGATGCTTAAAGGCGCAAAAGATGCAGAGATAAGATTTTCGAATCCTAAATTAGAAGAAAACGAAGCTTATTTATACGCTGTAACACGTTATTTATTATATAAACAAGGCTATAAAATTGAAATGCTTGTTGGCTATGAACCAAACCTACTTTTCTTAAATGAATGGTGGAAACAATTATATGGTGAATCAGAAGGAAAAGATCATAAGGGCTTATTTGTAGCAAGCGCTGGTTTTTCTACTGACCTCCATTCTCTTGGGCAATACATTCAAGATGGCGAACGTCATTTATTTGAAACAGTCATCCAAGTAGAAAATACAAATGATGATACAATCATTCCAGAGACAAATGATGATTTAGACCAGCTCAATTATTTAGCAGGTAAAACATTATCATATGTGAATAAACAAGCTTTAAAAGGTACCATGATGGCTCATAAGGATGGATTGGTACCAAATATGTTATTATCTATCCCATCTTTTGATAGTTATACATTTGGATATCTTGTTTATTTCTTTGAAAAAGCTTGCGCAATGAGCGCGTATTTGATTGATGTAAATCCATTCAACCAACCAGGTGTTGAAGACTATAAGAAAAATATGTTTGCATTATTAGGTAAAAAAGGGTACGAACACATCTTAAAATAGGAGTTATATGAAGAAAAAATATTCAAATTCAGCAGAAGAAACACAAAATTTAGGATATGAAATAGGTCTATTACTAAAAGATGAACCTCATGTTGTTATCTTACTAGATGGAGATTTGGGTTCAGGGAAGACCACATTAACTCAAGGGATTGCTAAGGGCTTAGGCATCGACCAAGTCGTTAACAGTCCTACTTTTACCATTTTAAAGAAATATATATCTAAAGATAGAAAACATACTTTGTATCACTTAGATTTATATAGGTTAACTGATGTTGGTTCTGACTTTGATTTAGAAGAATACATCGATGGACAAGGACTCGTTGTTGTTGAATGGCCATTTCAAGTTGAGGATTTATTACCATCCGATTACTTAATCATCAGAATAAGAAAAACTGGAGACCATATGAGAGAGTTCACGCTTGAGTGTGTTGGTTATCCATGTAGAAGAGCGGTGGAATACGTATGAAAAGAAGATTAATGTTTGATGTTTCTACAAACGTTATGTTTGTTGGATTTACAAAAGATTATATGTTAACTGATTTTAGTATACGTATTGCTAAAAGAGATCATGCTAAATATTTAGTTGATCGCATCGATCAAGTCTTAAGAAGAAATCGAGTAACACTAGATCACTTAGATGAAATCATTATTGGTATTGGACCAGGTAGTTATACAGGATTAAGGATTGCAGTGATGGTTGGTAAGATGTTGGCGTGGACGAAAAATATTCCTTTAAGAACAGTGAGTAGCTTATTTTTCATGACATCTGGTTATGAAGAAAGAGTAGCTGCATTGATTGATGCTAGACGAGGGTTTGTTTTTTCAATGGTTCATGATCAAAAAAATATATTACTAGAAGATGGTTATAGAGATTTAAAAGATTTAGCAAGCAACGATATCTATAGATCTGCAAAAACCGTTTTTATTGATGATAGAAGTTTTTTAGTATCACCCAAATACATTATTGAAAAAAGTGTTTTAGTAGAAAACATTCATGATTTAGTACCAAATTATTTAAGAAAGACTGAAGCTGAGAGTAAACATGATCAGAAAAGCGATACCTAACGACATATTTCACATGGTTAGGTTAGAAAAAAGTGCATTTAAAACAACTCTTGGAGAAAAGTTTTTGCTTCAAGAGTTAAAGGATAATCCTTTTAGTTTTTATTATGTCTATGAACTGAATAAAACAGTGATAGGCTATATTGGGTTTAGAGTTTATGACGATCAAGCAGAAATGATGAATTTTGTTGTAAACTCAGATCATCAAGATGAAGGTTATGGGACTCAATTACTAACATATTGTTTGAATGAGTTAGAAAAAAAACATGTTAAAACGATTACTCTTGA
Proteins encoded in this window:
- a CDS encoding glucose-6-phosphate isomerase; this translates as MAHVDIVLNDARSFLSEQPEQLQEKVNEIHKMIHNKTGLGNEFLGWLDLPSNYDKDEFKRVLEAAERIRETSEVLVVIGIGGSYLGAKAGLEFLKVPFEEKTLEIVFAGHHMSGSYLKHLTNYLKDKSFSINVISKSGTTTEPAIAFRVLKDLLIEKVGEAEAKTRIYATTDKQRGALYTLSKAEGYEMFIIPDDVGGRFSVLTPVGLLPLAADGLDVKSMLKGAKDAEIRFSNPKLEENEAYLYAVTRYLLYKQGYKIEMLVGYEPNLLFLNEWWKQLYGESEGKDHKGLFVASAGFSTDLHSLGQYIQDGERHLFETVIQVENTNDDTIIPETNDDLDQLNYLAGKTLSYVNKQALKGTMMAHKDGLVPNMLLSIPSFDSYTFGYLVYFFEKACAMSAYLIDVNPFNQPGVEDYKKNMFALLGKKGYEHILK
- a CDS encoding tRNA (adenosine(37)-N6)-threonylcarbamoyltransferase complex ATPase subunit type 1 TsaE, whose product is MKKKYSNSAEETQNLGYEIGLLLKDEPHVVILLDGDLGSGKTTLTQGIAKGLGIDQVVNSPTFTILKKYISKDRKHTLYHLDLYRLTDVGSDFDLEEYIDGQGLVVVEWPFQVEDLLPSDYLIIRIRKTGDHMREFTLECVGYPCRRAVEYV
- a CDS encoding TIGR00159 family protein: MIFGQPIWKFVIDVYIVWILVYFLLKFLINNKKIFSISLSVLFVYIIYYLTNLGEIMASSTLLLYVVEWVPVIIIIVMAPDIRRALEIVWKNERVREDFEMGSERTKQHIIDAVMVLASQKIGALITIEKHNTLDQYAERAIMMNSDVSKEVLINIFTPNTPLHDGAVIVRGDQILCAGAYFVLSDNQNYDKTMGSRHRAGLGISEITDSLTILVSEETGNISVAIEGILLKMNDREKLLEYLNMFMK
- a CDS encoding 2-C-methyl-D-erythritol 2,4-cyclodiphosphate synthase produces the protein MNTALIVAAGTGSRSQLKESKILYKINNKPIFMYSIEAFQSLGYHICLVVSKGDLSEIMDYVDPTVKVVIGGKTRSESVQKGLKEVTTPYVFIHDAARPLITTKAITEVEKALQMHDAVVLCEPVISALKYYEKNTLKTVDRQKHIMTQTPQAFLTEKIRYAYIRNEEAFDDDISLYQAFYPDMNVHVIMNDEPNPKLTYPIDFEQTKILLEGEADMRVGHSFDLHQLKTGRKLILGGIEIEHEKGLDGHSDADVLLHAIAESILGALALGDLGKHFPDTDETYKDMSSMDILKQVYQKMKSMGYKVNNIDATIYAQKPKLAPYIEHMRTNISKTIDIDMKDISIKATTYEKMDAIGQEKAMAAESVVLLKKG
- a CDS encoding 5-formyltetrahydrofolate cyclo-ligase, giving the protein MTKDEIRRLMIDLRLKQTPKEKKQRDQDLLNQIRNHPYYNEAQTVTIFYPMKGEIGLLDLLKDDKTFLFPRVHGEQMDFYPYHKFMVFHKSAFGVMEPSIQEDKHEGDYDLVIVPALAISKEKDRIGYGKGFYDRFILNHNVKHTLGVIYDFQELDHIDVSSFDQKLDDYLKGSL
- a CDS encoding tRNA (adenosine(37)-N6)-threonylcarbamoyltransferase complex dimerization subunit type 1 TsaB encodes the protein MKRRLMFDVSTNVMFVGFTKDYMLTDFSIRIAKRDHAKYLVDRIDQVLRRNRVTLDHLDEIIIGIGPGSYTGLRIAVMVGKMLAWTKNIPLRTVSSLFFMTSGYEERVAALIDARRGFVFSMVHDQKNILLEDGYRDLKDLASNDIYRSAKTVFIDDRSFLVSPKYIIEKSVLVENIHDLVPNYLRKTEAESKHDQKSDT
- a CDS encoding ribosomal-protein-alanine N-acetyltransferase, which encodes MIRKAIPNDIFHMVRLEKSAFKTTLGEKFLLQELKDNPFSFYYVYELNKTVIGYIGFRVYDDQAEMMNFVVNSDHQDEGYGTQLLTYCLNELEKKHVKTITLEVRKSNKKAQHVYEKMGFKLSHIRKKYYENEDGFVLVKEVSV